A single Lolium perenne isolate Kyuss_39 chromosome 6, Kyuss_2.0, whole genome shotgun sequence DNA region contains:
- the LOC127310712 gene encoding probable histidine kinase 2: MAEGIRKCGTRFKHFLAFIPPVAHGATILVVALAYISISRHVKEATSAAVSSNMYASLDHVAIGMQAILAANHSAFVVADNLAATSNMNRLSRVEQNLFMAFAMQPHVAEMSYTSIDGSSFTYYRGKDSRPRKMFISNRGKWYKQAVDPVTGVPVGSVTAMPPPKRLPNAARALADAKSSSLVALGAGLARPSIQMVVLSAPVGDAGVVFASVPIRDVLPIVDRAAVGFGSVDAYYSIIDTKHNTSTGYKPLVVGSDAKKKMEDLFSDIKCTASTFEAPKLELHNVRIGSHQREYRVACTSFNLSIGVHLGLRLVWQKEAMFPEIGVAVVSVVCLLALMVVVACFFMARALWRSGSREAALQGELMRQKEALQQAERKSMNKSNAFASAIHDIRSSLAAVAGLIDVSRTEARANPNLTYYLDQMKIGTNKLFDILNTILDMGKVESGKMQLEEVQFSMADVLEESMDMANVVGMSRGIEVIWDPCDFSVLRCDVVIGDCKRFKQILDNLLGNAIKFTHDGHVVLRAWANRPIVVDTGVGIPKEKRNLCLKTTFR, encoded by the exons ATGGCTGAAGGGATTCGAAAGTGTGGTACTCGCTTCAAGCACTTCCTGGCCTTTATCCCTCCG GTTGCCCATGGAGCGACCATTCTCGTGGTAGCTCTGGCCTACATTTCCATCTCTAGGCATGTAAAAGAAGCCACTAGTGCTGCTGTGTCCAGCAACATGTACGCGTCGCTGGACCACGTCGCCATCGGCATGCAGGCTATCCTGGCAGCCAACCATTCCGCCTTCGTAGTTGCAGACAATCTAGCGGCTACGAGCAACATGAATCGCTTATCTCGC GTGGAACAAAACTTGTTCATGGCGTTCGCAATGCAGCCGCACGTGGCTGAGATGTCATACACCAGCATcgacggctcctccttcacctactACCGTGGCAAGGACAGCCGGCCCAGAAAGATGTTCATCAGCAACCGCGGCAAGTGGTACAAGCAGGCCGTTGATCCGGTGACCGGTGTCCCCGTCGGATCCGTCACGGCAATGCCACCGCCGAAGCGCCTGCCAAACGCCGCACGGGCTCTAGCGGACGCCAAGAGCAGCTCACTGGTGGCCCTCGGGGCCGGGTTGGCCCGCCCAAGCATCCAGATGGTGGTTTTATCCGCACCAGTCGGTGACGCCGGCGTGGTCTTCGCCTCCGTCCCTATTAGGGACGTTCTACCGATCGTCGATCGGGCCGCTGtaggcttcggctccgtggacgcatACTACTCGATCATCGACACTAAGCACAACACATCTACAGGTTATAAACCTTTGGTCGTTGGTTCTGACGCGAAAAAGAAGATGGAGGATCTGTTCTCAGATATCAAATGCACCGCGTCCACCTTTGAAGCTCCCAAGCTAGAGCTCCATAACGTTCGGATCGGGTCCCACCAAAGGGAGTACAGAGTCGCGTGCACGAGCTTCAACCTCTCCATAGGAGTACACCTG GGACTCCGGCTGGTGTGGCAAAAGGAGGCTATGTTTCCCGAGATAGGGGTGGCAGTGGTCTCTGTCGTGTGCTTGCTCGCGCTCATGGTGGTTGTGGCGTGCTTCTTCATGGCACGGGCGTTGTGGCGGTCGGGGTCGCGGGAGGCAGCGCTCCAGGGTGAGCTCATGAGGCAGAAGGAAGCGCTCCAGCAGGCAGAGCGCAAGAGCATGAATAAGAGCAACGCATTCGCGTCCGCCATCCACGACATCCGCTCCTCGCTTGCCGCCGTCGCTGGACTCATCGATGTCTCCCGAACGGAGGCGCGAGCAAATCCCAACCTCACCTACTACCTCGACCAGATGAAGATTGGCACCAACAAGCTCTTTG ATATACTTAATACCATACTAGACATGGGCAAGGTGGAGTCCGGGAAGATGCAATTGGAGGAGGTGCAGTTCAGCATGGCTGACGTCCTTGAAGAATCCATGGACATGGCGAACGTCGTCGGTATGTCTAGAGGCATTGAGGTGATTTGGGACCCCTGTGACTTCTCTGTTCTTCGATGCGATGTTGTCATCGGTGACTGCAAGCGCTTCAAACAGATCCTCGACAACCTTCTTGGAAATGCCATCAAGTTCACGCACGACGGCCACGTCGTGCTCCGCGCCTGGGCCAACCGCCCTATC GTAGTTGATACAGGTGTTGGGAtcccaaaggaaaaaaggaatctGTGTTTGAAAACTACGTTCAGGTAA
- the LOC127308704 gene encoding probable histidine kinase 2, translating to MYNFASCDVFLIYFVFFTMLLLICCSCFDKVRLMGGEISIKDKEPGEAGTCFGLNVFLKISDAEEHIEHGRAVPSLFREPGCFKGGQCVLLVHGDETRRILHSWMENVGMKVWPVPRAELLAQTMEKARATVGASQSRPASISSSQGGGDDLEGVADRCFSSKEMVTQVLRNSSGSHVGHLHPFGLLVVVDISGGRLNEILQEAPSLARIKHQVPCRVACITDLKTSSEDLRMLKEAASCDMDLRKPIHGSRLRQLLQVMRELQASPFPQQLPHQVGVTINELPTADQAAAASSEITSAVTVPQEPPRLGDDKPLEATAASSETTSAAAVPQELPKLEDDRPLEGKRVLLVEDTRVLQFIQKKMLSTLGATVMVAADGSEAVAMFINALEIASGGASSEERLVLPYDVIFMDCQMPVMDGYEATKRIRMEESRYGIHTPIIALTAHSEEEYLQKTIQAGMDLHLTKPIQKEQLVEVVHQVWKEHN from the exons ATGTATAACTTtgctagttgtgatgtttttttaATTTACTTTGTATTTTTTACAATGTTGTTACTTATTTGTTGTTCTTGTTTTGATAAGGTACGTTTGATGGGTGGCGAAATAAGCATCAAGGACAAAGAGCCAGGAGAAGCGGGAACGTGCTTCGGATTAAACGTCTTCCTCAAGATCAGCGACGCTGAAGAGCACATCGAGCACGGGAGGGCGGTGCCGTCCCTATTCAGGGAGCCTGGCTGCTTCAAGGGTGGGCAGTGCGTCCTCCTAGTCCATGGGGACGAGACCCGGCGAATCCTCCATTCATGGATGGAGAACGTCGGGATGAAGGTCTGGCCCGTCCCGCGTGCCGAGCTCCTCGCCCAGACAATGGAAAAGGCACGCGCCACCGTGGGTGCCTCACAGTCTAGGCCAGCGTCGATCTCTTCGTCGCAGGGAGGTGGTGATGACTTGGAAGGTGTAGCTGACCGCTGCTTCAGCTCCAAAGAGATGGTCACCCAGGTCCTACGGAACAGCAGCGGCAGCCACGTGGGGCACCTCCACCCCTTTGGCCTACTCGTTGTTGTCGACATCTCCGGTGGGAGGCTCAATGAGATCCTCCAGGAGGCGCCGAGCCTCGCGAGGATCAAGCACCAAGTTCCGTGCAGGGTGGCTTGCATTACTGACCTCAAGACCTCCTCCGAGGATTTGAGGATGCTCAAGGAGGCGGCGAGCTGCGACATGGACCTGCGCAAGCCGATCCACGGCTCTCGGCTGCGCCAGCTCCTCCAGGTCATGAGAGAGCTCCAAGCCTCTCCGTTTCCGCAACAACTTCCGCATCAGGTTGGGGTCACCATCAATGAGCTGCCAACCGCAGATCAGGCCGCTGCAGCGTCATCTGAAATCACATCTGCGGTGACAGTGCCCCAGGAGCCGCCCAGGCTTGGAGACGACAAGCCTCTGGAGGCCACTGCCGCGTCATCTGAAACCACGTCTGCGGCGGCAGTGCCCCAGGAGCTTCCCAAGCTTGAAGATGACAGGCCTCTGGAAGGGAAGCGTGTCCTGCTGGTGGAAGACACGAGGGTGCTGCAGTTTATCCAAAAGAAAATGCTGAGCACTCTAGGTGCAACTgttatggtagcagcggatggatccGAGGCTGTGGCAATGTTCATCAATGCTCTTGAGATTGCAAGTGGTGGTGCTTCTTCAGAGGAACGGTTGGTCTTGCCCTACGACGTGATATTCATGGATTGCCAG ATGCCGGTGATGGATGGCTATGAAGCGACAAAGCGCATCCGCATGGAAGAAAGCCGTTACGGGATCCACACCCCAATCATCGCGCTGACCGCGCACTCTGAGGAGGAGTACCTGCAGAAGACCATCCAAGCAGGGATGGATCTTCACCTGACTAAGCCAATACAGAAGGAGCAACTTGTGGAGGTTGTTCATCAGGTGTGGAAGGAACATAACTGA